One genomic segment of Sanyastnella coralliicola includes these proteins:
- a CDS encoding methylmalonyl-CoA mutase family protein has protein sequence METVAPYTPKNKVRIVTAASLFDGHDAAINIMRRIMQSSGCEVIHLGHDRSVEEVVNCAIQEDAQGIAMTSYQGGHMEYFKYMYDLLKERGASHIKIFGGGGGTILPDEIKELHEYGITRIYHPDDGRSMGLQGMINDLIQQSDFPTGVNLNGEVKKIAHDQHGALARLISAAENAPDEYADKLNSIRANAEKSTTPVLGITGTGGAGKSSMVDELVRRFLLDFDEKKIAIVSVDPSKRKTGGALLGDRIRMNAISNERVYMRSLATRQSNLALSKHVNDALAILKVAGFDLIILETSGIGQSDTEIMDHSDVALYIMTPEFGAATQLEKIDMLDFADIVAINKFDKRGAQDALRDVKKQYQRNHQLWDADLDTLPVFGTIASQFNDPGTNRLYKSIMDTLSAKTETTLVSSLEITTEESEKIFVIPPKRTRYLSEISEGNRSYDEWVDQQCKVAEELYNLKGARASMVATDLEDKDRLVKGLDEQIAQRTLDIDPRNLQMLESWEEKRARYYEDEYVFKVRNKEIRIQTNTESLSHNKIPKVSLPKYKSWGTLLRWMLQENVPGEFPFTAGIYPFKRQGEDPTRMFAGEGGPERTNKRFHYVSLGMPAKRLSTAFDSVTLYGNDPDYRPDIYGKIGNSGVSICCLDDAKKLYSGFDLAAAATSVSMTINGPAPMLLGYFLNAAIDQQCEKYIKENGLENKVEEVLKAKWDDRGIARPQYQGDLPEGNDGLGLMLLGATGDEVLPPDVYAKIKAETLQVVRGTVQADILKEDQAQNTCIFSTEFALRMMGDVQSYFIDHGVRNFYSVSISGYHIAEAGANPITQLAFTLANGFTYVEYYLSRGMDINKFGPNLSFFFSNGIDPEYAVIGRVARRIWAKALKQKYGADPRAQMLKYHIQTSGRSLHAQEIDFNDIRTTLQALYAIYDNCNSLHTNAYDEAITTPTEESVRRAMAIQLIINRELGLAKNENPLQGSFIIEELTDLVEEAVLSEFDSITERGGVLGAMETMYQRGKIQSESLHYEMLKHTGEYPIVGVNMFLNKKGSPTIVPGEVIRATVEEKEYQIKMLGQLHESGEEKINEQLKAIQLAAVQNENIFDKLMEACKVCSLGQITNALFAVGGQYRRNM, from the coding sequence ATGGAAACTGTTGCTCCTTATACTCCCAAGAATAAAGTTCGAATCGTTACTGCTGCGTCACTGTTTGACGGTCACGATGCTGCCATCAACATTATGCGCCGCATCATGCAAAGTTCAGGTTGTGAAGTCATTCACCTTGGACATGACCGCAGTGTAGAAGAAGTAGTGAATTGCGCTATCCAAGAAGATGCCCAAGGTATTGCCATGACCTCATACCAAGGAGGTCACATGGAATACTTCAAGTATATGTATGATCTTCTGAAAGAACGCGGTGCTTCGCACATCAAGATCTTCGGAGGTGGTGGAGGTACTATTCTACCGGATGAGATTAAGGAGCTTCATGAATACGGAATCACTCGCATCTATCATCCAGATGACGGGCGTAGTATGGGACTTCAAGGAATGATCAATGACCTGATCCAGCAAAGTGACTTCCCTACTGGGGTGAATCTTAATGGCGAGGTCAAGAAGATAGCACACGATCAACACGGAGCGTTGGCACGTTTGATCAGTGCAGCTGAGAATGCTCCTGATGAGTATGCTGATAAGTTGAATAGTATTCGCGCTAACGCGGAAAAGTCAACGACTCCAGTATTAGGGATTACCGGTACTGGCGGTGCTGGTAAATCATCGATGGTTGATGAATTGGTACGTCGTTTCCTTCTCGATTTTGATGAGAAGAAGATTGCCATTGTTTCTGTCGATCCTTCAAAGCGTAAAACAGGAGGCGCTCTTCTAGGTGATCGTATCCGTATGAATGCGATTAGCAATGAACGTGTTTACATGCGCTCGTTGGCTACCCGCCAAAGCAACTTGGCCTTGTCAAAGCATGTGAACGATGCGTTGGCAATTCTGAAAGTCGCTGGTTTTGACCTAATCATCCTTGAGACTTCTGGAATTGGGCAATCAGATACAGAGATCATGGATCACAGTGACGTAGCCTTGTACATCATGACTCCAGAATTTGGTGCCGCTACGCAGCTGGAGAAGATCGACATGCTTGATTTCGCTGATATCGTAGCGATCAACAAGTTCGACAAACGAGGCGCTCAAGATGCTCTTCGTGATGTGAAGAAGCAATACCAACGTAACCACCAGTTGTGGGATGCTGATTTGGACACCCTTCCGGTATTCGGAACGATTGCTTCCCAATTCAATGATCCTGGAACAAACCGACTCTACAAGTCGATCATGGATACGCTCTCGGCAAAAACAGAGACGACTCTTGTTTCCTCGCTAGAGATTACAACTGAAGAATCTGAAAAGATCTTCGTCATTCCTCCAAAAAGAACACGCTACCTATCTGAAATCAGCGAAGGAAACAGATCCTACGATGAATGGGTAGATCAGCAATGCAAAGTCGCTGAAGAGCTATACAACTTGAAAGGTGCTCGTGCGAGCATGGTTGCTACAGACCTTGAAGACAAAGACCGTTTGGTCAAAGGACTCGATGAGCAAATTGCTCAACGTACTTTAGATATTGACCCGCGAAACTTACAGATGCTTGAGTCGTGGGAAGAGAAGCGAGCACGATACTACGAAGACGAGTATGTCTTTAAAGTAAGAAACAAAGAGATTCGTATTCAAACGAATACCGAGTCGTTGAGCCACAATAAGATTCCTAAAGTTTCTCTACCGAAGTATAAATCATGGGGAACACTCCTACGATGGATGCTTCAAGAGAACGTTCCAGGTGAATTCCCTTTCACCGCAGGTATTTACCCGTTCAAACGTCAAGGAGAAGACCCAACACGTATGTTCGCAGGTGAAGGTGGACCTGAGCGTACGAACAAGCGCTTCCACTATGTGTCTTTGGGAATGCCGGCTAAGCGTCTATCGACGGCGTTTGATTCAGTGACTTTGTATGGAAATGACCCTGACTACCGTCCTGACATCTATGGAAAGATTGGTAACTCAGGTGTATCCATCTGTTGTTTGGACGATGCCAAGAAGCTTTACTCAGGTTTTGATCTTGCAGCTGCTGCTACAAGTGTTTCCATGACCATCAATGGTCCAGCTCCGATGCTTTTGGGATACTTCTTGAACGCTGCGATAGATCAGCAATGTGAGAAGTACATCAAAGAGAACGGACTTGAGAATAAGGTCGAAGAAGTGCTCAAAGCGAAGTGGGACGATCGCGGAATCGCTCGTCCGCAATACCAAGGTGACCTTCCTGAAGGAAATGACGGTCTTGGATTGATGCTTCTTGGAGCGACGGGTGATGAAGTCCTCCCTCCTGACGTCTACGCTAAGATCAAGGCCGAAACGCTTCAAGTGGTTCGTGGAACAGTTCAAGCTGATATTCTAAAGGAAGATCAAGCACAGAATACATGCATCTTCTCTACCGAGTTCGCATTGCGAATGATGGGTGATGTGCAATCGTATTTCATTGATCACGGTGTACGTAACTTCTACTCTGTTTCAATCAGTGGTTACCATATTGCTGAAGCCGGAGCGAATCCAATTACGCAATTGGCATTTACACTGGCGAACGGCTTTACTTATGTAGAGTACTACCTCAGCCGTGGTATGGACATCAACAAATTTGGTCCAAACCTTTCGTTCTTCTTCAGCAATGGAATCGATCCAGAGTATGCTGTAATCGGTCGTGTAGCTCGCCGTATTTGGGCGAAAGCTCTGAAACAGAAGTACGGTGCTGATCCTCGTGCACAGATGCTGAAGTACCACATTCAGACTAGTGGACGTTCGCTTCACGCACAAGAGATTGATTTCAATGACATTCGTACAACACTTCAAGCGTTGTACGCGATCTATGATAACTGTAACTCGCTTCACACCAACGCATACGACGAAGCCATTACAACGCCTACAGAAGAGTCTGTGCGCAGAGCAATGGCCATTCAGCTGATCATCAACCGTGAGTTAGGACTGGCGAAGAATGAGAACCCTTTACAGGGCTCATTTATCATCGAAGAACTGACTGATCTGGTCGAAGAAGCAGTGTTGAGTGAATTTGATAGCATCACTGAGCGCGGCGGTGTTCTTGGAGCAATGGAAACGATGTACCAGCGAGGCAAGATTCAATCAGAGAGCCTTCACTATGAAATGCTGAAGCATACTGGTGAATACCCAATCGTGGGTGTCAACATGTTCTTGAATAAGAAGGGATCCCCTACCATCGTTCCGGGAGAAGTTATTCGTGCGACAGTGGAAGAAAAAGAATATCAAATCAAGATGCTCGGCCAACTGCATGAATCTGGAGAAGAAAAGATCAATGAACAGCTCAAAGCGATTCAGCTAGCGGCGGTTCAGAACGAAAACATCTTCGACAAGCTCATGGAAGCATGTAAGGTATGTTCTCTCGGACAGATTACGAACGCTCTCTTTGCTGTGGGTGGTCAGTATCGCCGTAATATGTAA
- a CDS encoding alpha/beta hydrolase, with protein sequence MFWIVLGYIVGGYLLVCVAYFLLQERLIFRSAGRGKKEEFKLSCAYEERHIPVANDAQIHGLLLKPEKSNGGLIFYLHGNTGNLKRWSLIAQELLDLGFDIFALDYRGYGQSSGRRTESTMHADIRKVYQYIVEEYAVGKTIIYGRSLGSGFAVRLASREPASGLVLETPFLSLLHVAKGYFPFLPMKWLLRFPLHSDRFIKQVRCPVLMLHGTKDRIVPYNSAFELYKLVQHREDVHLITIPGAGHNNLNAYPSFWEGLREFVAEPK encoded by the coding sequence ATGTTCTGGATTGTACTCGGATATATCGTTGGCGGCTACTTGTTAGTCTGCGTTGCTTACTTCTTGCTTCAAGAGCGTTTGATTTTTCGCTCCGCGGGAAGAGGGAAGAAAGAGGAGTTCAAGTTGAGCTGTGCTTATGAAGAACGTCACATCCCTGTGGCCAACGATGCCCAGATTCATGGACTATTGTTGAAGCCAGAGAAATCGAATGGCGGCCTCATCTTCTACTTGCACGGAAATACAGGAAACCTCAAGCGTTGGTCGCTGATTGCTCAAGAACTACTTGACTTAGGCTTTGACATTTTTGCTTTAGACTACCGAGGCTACGGACAAAGCTCAGGTAGAAGAACAGAGTCAACCATGCACGCTGACATTCGTAAGGTTTACCAATACATCGTGGAGGAATACGCGGTAGGGAAGACCATCATTTACGGTCGTTCATTAGGCTCTGGCTTTGCGGTTAGACTGGCTTCCCGAGAACCAGCTTCCGGTTTGGTTCTAGAAACACCTTTCTTGAGTCTCTTGCACGTGGCAAAAGGGTACTTCCCTTTCTTGCCTATGAAATGGCTGCTTCGTTTTCCTTTGCACTCAGACCGCTTTATCAAGCAAGTACGATGTCCTGTTCTAATGTTGCACGGAACCAAGGATCGCATTGTTCCTTACAACTCTGCATTCGAACTCTATAAACTGGTACAACATCGAGAAGATGTTCATCTCATTACTATTCCAGGGGCAGGTCACAACAACCTCAATGCCTACCCAAGCTTTTGGGAGGGACTCCGAGAATTCGTAGCTGAACCAAAATAG
- a CDS encoding lysyl oxidase family protein: protein MRERLVYGIALWLCLLLSIGAFAQNQLTISVTTDCWGGEVSWELVDDQGIIIANTASGTYGNDQTYTTDVDIPDGCYTFTISDTYGDGMNGSQWGSCAIDGNYSITDDLGNVVIAMIAANAAYGDSESQSFALGSAADGCTDPAADNYNACATNDDGSCLYPALEAVFSFDAGASCGETAVSFTDASVGNVNSYNWSFPGGDPATSSDPNPVVTYNAAGSYTATLEVSNGGETAQSSQDVIISAGQALEIVIVPDNYPAEISWELNDEFGNQIATGGSTGTTVCIQDNCHTFTIFDSYGDGICCGYGNGYYELILDGNSIATGGDYDVSESINLNCPPGFDCNNAISVGEGEHSLPNPNAWYTFTPAQNGQYRITTCDRATCDTKIWMYDNCDMGIFDDTNEATLTYNDDLCGVQAEITPLLEGGYTYYLRIGATDGACDGEPIDFLIEYMGPVVGCMDPLACNFLPIAGAPGECFYPGDIQCPSIGPDLEVLGSVFYDSMYATTLTNNDACYVNEGCMQGFGEREIIRFTTHIKNIGTEDYFIGDPGDQPDQFEYDDCHNHWHYEGYAEYVLYDGDGNAMPQIGFKNGFCVLDLECSDGGQAKYTCGNMGITAGCGDIYSSSLSCQWVDLTDVPGGSYTLVVRTNWDQSPDANGSYELTYENNWAAVCISFERDGAGNMINFTKDINCPVIFDCYGVPFGDAAADCAGNCPGLVVKGDVNNNGDIDNGDAAQYIQDILGNDALISPCTDMDNDNNITVTDAALIAGCLHYGPDHVDEFGVHDHCVWDDEFINPNHTTTLSVGDINEDLGYVDIHVLNPDNEIVGYEFELSGLTIQSVENLADPLVYDINPQSSLGGTKVIGLAYNNQVFPKNLAPVPLVRVYYVNLDASEVCISNITDVVNEDYHNVVTVIGACQAVAGLEFADFTADATTICQGESINFTDLSTNGANNWSWSFEGGTPSSSTDQNPSGIVYNVPGVYDVTLTADNGDDIDAETKVGYITVLEGAVYYADGDNDGYGNAGESIFSCDPVQGYVLNDQDCDDSDENIYPGAPELCDGIDNDCDGTTDEEAVDQMIWYLDLDNDGYGDPAFPVLDCSMPLGYVSNADDCDDSRMDVYPGAPGTAEGIDNDCNGVVEDDEVLPVACMGDFNGDQVRDIADFLILLQWYNCTVGCDEDVDMNGDGSVSQADLLDFLALFGQEC from the coding sequence ATGAGAGAGAGGCTTGTGTATGGGATAGCCCTATGGCTGTGCCTGCTACTATCTATTGGAGCATTTGCTCAAAATCAACTTACAATTTCGGTTACTACTGACTGCTGGGGAGGCGAGGTTTCTTGGGAACTTGTTGACGACCAAGGAATTATTATTGCCAACACCGCATCAGGAACTTATGGTAACGATCAAACCTACACCACAGATGTGGATATCCCTGACGGGTGCTACACCTTTACCATCAGCGACACTTACGGAGATGGAATGAATGGATCTCAATGGGGTTCATGTGCTATCGACGGAAACTACAGCATTACAGATGACCTCGGAAATGTGGTGATTGCCATGATTGCAGCAAATGCGGCATATGGCGATTCAGAAAGCCAGTCATTTGCACTGGGTTCGGCTGCTGACGGTTGTACTGACCCTGCTGCGGACAATTACAACGCATGTGCTACAAACGACGATGGTTCTTGCCTTTACCCTGCTTTGGAAGCTGTGTTCAGCTTTGATGCTGGAGCAAGTTGTGGCGAGACAGCTGTCTCATTCACGGATGCCAGTGTAGGAAACGTCAATTCATACAACTGGAGCTTCCCTGGAGGTGACCCGGCAACTTCTAGTGATCCAAATCCTGTGGTGACTTACAATGCAGCAGGAAGTTATACTGCCACACTTGAGGTATCAAACGGAGGTGAAACGGCACAATCTTCACAAGATGTGATCATCTCAGCAGGACAGGCACTTGAAATCGTGATTGTTCCTGACAACTACCCCGCAGAGATTAGCTGGGAGCTAAACGATGAATTCGGCAATCAAATCGCTACGGGTGGGTCTACAGGAACAACGGTATGTATTCAAGATAACTGCCACACCTTCACCATCTTTGATTCATACGGCGACGGTATTTGCTGTGGTTATGGAAATGGATACTACGAACTCATTCTAGACGGTAACAGCATCGCCACTGGTGGTGATTACGATGTTTCAGAATCAATCAACTTGAATTGCCCTCCTGGATTTGACTGTAACAACGCTATCTCGGTTGGAGAAGGCGAGCATTCCCTGCCTAACCCTAACGCATGGTACACATTCACTCCAGCTCAAAATGGTCAATACCGCATCACAACATGTGACCGTGCCACATGTGACACGAAGATTTGGATGTACGACAATTGTGACATGGGCATCTTTGATGATACGAACGAGGCAACGCTTACATACAACGATGACCTCTGTGGAGTTCAAGCTGAAATCACTCCTCTTCTTGAAGGTGGATATACTTACTACTTGCGAATCGGTGCTACCGATGGAGCTTGTGACGGTGAACCAATTGACTTCTTGATTGAATACATGGGACCTGTTGTAGGTTGTATGGATCCTTTAGCATGTAACTTCCTTCCTATCGCAGGCGCACCGGGTGAGTGTTTCTACCCTGGCGACATTCAATGTCCGAGTATTGGCCCTGACCTTGAAGTACTGGGTAGCGTGTTCTACGACAGTATGTATGCAACAACCTTGACAAACAATGATGCGTGCTACGTAAACGAAGGGTGTATGCAGGGATTTGGTGAACGTGAAATCATTCGCTTCACTACCCACATCAAAAATATTGGTACGGAAGATTACTTCATCGGAGATCCAGGTGACCAGCCTGATCAATTCGAATATGACGACTGTCACAACCACTGGCACTATGAAGGATATGCTGAGTACGTGCTTTATGATGGAGATGGAAACGCTATGCCACAAATTGGCTTCAAGAACGGATTCTGTGTCCTTGATCTTGAGTGTTCAGATGGTGGACAAGCGAAATACACTTGTGGAAACATGGGGATCACTGCAGGATGTGGTGACATCTATTCTTCAAGCCTAAGCTGTCAGTGGGTTGACCTTACCGATGTTCCCGGCGGTTCTTACACGCTCGTAGTTCGCACGAACTGGGATCAGTCTCCAGATGCAAACGGATCATACGAGCTCACTTACGAAAACAACTGGGCTGCAGTATGTATTTCATTCGAACGCGATGGAGCGGGCAACATGATCAACTTCACCAAAGACATTAACTGCCCGGTTATCTTCGATTGTTACGGTGTGCCATTTGGTGACGCTGCTGCAGACTGTGCTGGAAACTGCCCCGGACTCGTAGTTAAAGGTGACGTCAACAACAATGGAGACATTGACAACGGAGACGCTGCTCAATACATTCAAGATATCCTTGGAAACGATGCGTTGATCTCTCCATGTACAGATATGGACAACGATAACAACATCACCGTAACGGACGCAGCACTCATCGCTGGATGTCTGCACTACGGTCCTGATCACGTTGATGAATTCGGGGTACATGACCACTGTGTTTGGGATGATGAGTTTATCAACCCAAACCACACCACAACACTCAGCGTTGGTGATATCAACGAAGACCTTGGGTATGTAGACATTCACGTTCTCAACCCAGACAATGAAATCGTAGGTTACGAATTCGAATTGAGTGGTCTGACCATTCAGTCAGTAGAGAACCTTGCGGATCCTTTGGTTTACGATATCAACCCGCAATCAAGCTTGGGTGGTACCAAGGTGATTGGCTTGGCTTACAATAACCAAGTATTCCCTAAGAATCTAGCTCCTGTGCCTTTGGTGCGCGTGTACTACGTGAATCTGGATGCCTCAGAAGTATGTATCAGCAACATTACGGATGTTGTAAACGAAGACTACCACAACGTGGTTACTGTAATTGGCGCTTGTCAGGCTGTTGCTGGATTAGAATTCGCTGACTTCACCGCTGATGCTACAACCATCTGTCAGGGTGAGAGTATCAATTTCACAGACCTAAGTACAAATGGTGCAAACAACTGGTCTTGGAGCTTCGAGGGAGGTACACCAAGCAGCAGTACTGATCAAAACCCATCTGGCATTGTCTACAACGTACCAGGTGTTTACGATGTGACCTTGACTGCTGATAACGGAGACGATATCGATGCAGAAACTAAAGTTGGTTACATCACAGTTCTTGAAGGCGCAGTTTATTACGCCGATGGTGATAACGATGGTTACGGAAATGCCGGAGAGTCTATCTTCTCTTGTGACCCAGTTCAAGGTTATGTTCTGAATGACCAAGACTGTGATGACTCTGATGAGAACATTTACCCTGGTGCTCCTGAATTATGCGATGGTATTGATAACGACTGTGACGGGACTACCGATGAAGAAGCAGTTGACCAAATGATATGGTACCTCGATTTAGATAATGATGGCTACGGTGACCCAGCATTCCCGGTTCTTGACTGTAGTATGCCATTGGGCTATGTATCCAACGCTGATGATTGTGACGATTCTCGAATGGACGTTTATCCGGGTGCTCCAGGAACTGCAGAAGGCATTGACAACGACTGTAATGGTGTTGTTGAAGATGACGAAGTACTTCCAGTAGCTTGTATGGGTGACTTCAATGGCGACCAAGTAAGAGATATTGCTGACTTCTTGATTCTTCTACAATGGTACAACTGTACTGTAGGATGTGACGAAGACGTGGATATGAATGGAGACGGATCTGTTTCGCAGGCAGATCTTCTAGACTTCCTTGCGCTCTTCGGTCAAGAGTGTTAG
- a CDS encoding pseudouridine synthase produces MQQEAIGKPSILFEDEKIVVVFKPNRMLVHRTSIDFYERTNLRKWLADLLGVKVDPVHRLDKPTSGLIVFSKDVDTLNFLKAQFLEREISKTYLAMVRGFTQESGIVEKALQKDKDAPLKEALTHYKTLYHIEKDFEISRYPTSRYSFVEVEPKTGRYHQIRLHFSHLRHPIIGDNRHGDRKHNQYFRDQLDHPALFLHASKLRFEHPDGGAITINSPLPDHFQRVLNEWDWKPGSGVTEEESE; encoded by the coding sequence ATGCAACAGGAAGCCATTGGAAAGCCAAGCATATTATTTGAGGATGAGAAGATTGTGGTCGTCTTCAAACCTAACCGAATGCTCGTTCATCGCACTTCGATCGACTTTTACGAGCGGACGAATCTTCGAAAGTGGTTGGCTGATTTACTTGGAGTTAAGGTAGATCCAGTGCATCGATTAGATAAGCCGACTTCGGGATTGATTGTATTCTCGAAAGACGTTGATACTCTCAATTTTTTGAAAGCACAATTCCTCGAAAGAGAGATCAGCAAAACCTATTTAGCGATGGTACGCGGATTTACACAGGAATCAGGAATCGTAGAAAAGGCTCTACAGAAAGACAAAGACGCGCCGTTGAAAGAGGCCTTAACGCATTACAAGACGCTATATCACATTGAAAAGGACTTTGAAATCAGTCGATACCCCACTTCTCGTTACAGCTTTGTGGAGGTAGAACCTAAGACTGGACGCTACCATCAGATTCGACTTCACTTTTCCCATTTGCGACATCCGATCATAGGTGACAACCGTCACGGAGATCGGAAACACAATCAATATTTCCGAGATCAGTTAGATCATCCTGCGCTCTTTTTACATGCATCCAAGCTTCGATTTGAGCATCCGGATGGTGGTGCGATTACGATTAACTCCCCTTTACCTGATCATTTCCAACGTGTTCTAAATGAGTGGGATTGGAAGCCGGGATCAGGTGTTACAGAAGAAGAGTCCGAATAA